One Ananas comosus cultivar F153 linkage group 1, ASM154086v1, whole genome shotgun sequence DNA window includes the following coding sequences:
- the LOC109714367 gene encoding uncharacterized protein LOC109714367 isoform X1, with product MADADLAGTLTASPEVHRPPPTPPPQPPSRAPLLAPRENPLDCALRRLEAFLALLSFPSSAAAPRLPLRLILSAAAFVLLGVALPSAAFALSRSAAGGGHRIDGFEITVVVSEAAAAAVSLACVSRGLVKYGIRRFLFVDQQHGQDDRLQKEYLRKIQDFFYLLFWWILPCFVVKTVREIVRFVYIFHESIWRAVVVLLASVASWTYLTTIYLSSCTIFNLVCNLQVVHFEDYGKLLEQDADPLVYVQEHLRLRYNLYKISHRFRIFLLLVFLCVTASQFVILFETTGHGGTVNFTSAADIAVSSIVQVVGIVLCLHAATKISHRAQGIASLASRWHALVTCNSSDSTLPRVTNSSGNLEAFPADLLLMDYSESDVESLDNVTVHTNAQLASYMSSYHKREALVLYLLSSPSGITIFGWTVDRTLLNTIFFIEMSLVLFVLGKTIASPTKPVLTDFIRNLHPNKSMHE from the exons ATGGCCGACGCCGACCTCGCCGGAACCCTAACCGCCTCGCCGGAGGTTCACCGTCCTCCTCCGACGCCTCCGCCGCAGCCGCCATCTCGCGCGCCCCTTCTCGCACCCCGCGAGAACCCCCTCGACTgcgccctccgccgcctcgaGGCCTTCCTCGCCCTCCTTAGCTTCCccagctccgccgccgccccccgccTTCCCCTCCGCCTcatcctctccgccgccgccttcgtCCTCCTGGGCGTCGCCCTCCCCTCCGCCGCCTTTGCCCTCTCCCGctccgccgccggcggcggccACCGGATCGACGGCTTCGAGATCACCGTCGTAGTATccgaggccgccgccgccgccgtctccCTCGCCTGCGTCTCCCGCGGCCTCGTCAAGTACGGGATCCGCCGCTTCCTGTTCGTGGATCAGCAACACGGCCAAGACGATCGGCTCCAGAAGGAGTACCTTCGCAAGATCCAG GACTTTTTTTACTTACTCTTTTGGTGGATATTGCCATGCTTTGTGGTGAAGACTGTCCGTGAAATTGTCCGCTTTGTTTATATTTTCCATGAGTCAATATGGAGAGCTGTTGTTGTCTTGTTAGCATCAGTTGCATCATGGACTTACCTGACGACAATATATTTATCATCTTGCACAATTTTCAACTTGGTTTGTAACTTGCAAGTTGTGCACTTTGAGGATTATGGCAAACTGTTAGAACAAGATGCAGATCCTCTAGTTTATGTGCAAGAACATCTACGCCTCCGTTACAACCTCTACAAAATCAGCCATAGGTTCCGTATATTTCTTCTATTGGTGTTCTTGTGTGTTACAGCAAGCCAGTTTGTTATTCTTTTTGAGACTACAGGACATGGTGGGACAGTCAACTTCACTAGTGCTGCAGATATAGCT GTATCTTCCATTGTTCAAGTTGTTGGCATTGTCCTTTGCCTCCATGCTGCTACTAAAATATCTCATAGAGCTCAAGGAATTGCCTCGTTAGCTAGCAGATGGCATGCACTAGTAACTTGTAATTCCAGTGATTCGACTCTTCCAAGAGTCACAAATAGCTCTGGGAACTTGGAGGCTTTTCCAGCAGATTTATTATTGATGGATTATTCAGAAAGCGACGTGGAGTCACTAGATAATGTCACGGTGCATACCAATGCTCAATTAGCTTCTTATATGTCCTCATATCACAAAAGAGAAGCACTAG TTCTGTATTTGCTTTCCAGCCCTAGTGGAATTACTATTTTTGGATGGACTGTTGACCGAACATTACTCAACACGATCTTCTTCATTGAGATGAGCCTCGTTCTCTTTGTACTCGGTAAAACCATCGCATCTCCTACAAAGCCGGTACTTACTGATTTCATAAGAAATCTTCATCCAAACAAATCAATGCACGAATAG
- the LOC109717334 gene encoding uncharacterized protein LOC109717334 encodes MAAAAQPFTGNLKKALAGLRRINLEGLRWRVFDAKGQVLGRLASQIATVVQGKDKPTYTPNKEEGDMCVVVNAKDVCVTGRKMTDKFYRWHTGYVGHLKERSLKDQLAKDPTEVIRKAVLRMLPRNKLRDDRDRKLRIFAGSEHPFGDRPLEPYVMPPRNVRELRPRARRALIRAQKKAELGSTTPPGKKKDKAVDVSA; translated from the exons atgGCTGCTGCAGCTCAGCCCTTCACTGGGAATCTGAAG AAAGCACTTGCTGGCTTGAGAAGAATCAATTTAGAGGGTCTGCGGTGGCGAGTATTTGATGCGAAGGGCCAG GTGCTTGGAAGATTGGCGTCACAAATTGCAACTGTTGTCCAAGGCAAAGACAAACCAACATACACGCCGAACAAGGAAGAAGGCGATATGTGTGTTGTGGTCAACGCCAAAGACGTTTGTGTCACTGGTAGAAAAATGACAGACAAGTTTTATCGTTGGCACACAGG GTATGTTGGCCACCTCAAGGAAAGAAGCCTCAAAGACCAGCTTGCGAAGGACCCAACTGAAGTAATTCGCAAAGCTGTCCTGCGCATGCTTCCCCGCAACAAATTGCGTGAT GATAGGGACCGCAAGCTGAGGATATTCGCGGGAAGCGAGCATCCCTTTGGGGATCGTCCGCTCGAGCCGTATGTGATGCCTCCGCGGAACGTGAGGGAGTTGCGTCCGCGTGCACGGCGTGCGCTCATCCGCGCCCAGAAGAAAGCGGAGCTGGGAAGCACCACCCCGCCGGGAAAGAAGAAAGATAAAGCAGTTGATGTTAGTGCTTGA
- the LOC109709036 gene encoding glyceraldehyde-3-phosphate dehydrogenase 2, cytosolic-like, with product MASGKIKIGINGFGRIGRLVARVALQSDDVELVAVNDPFITTDYMTYMFKYDTVHGTWKHHDIQVKDSKTLLFGEKAVTVFGVRNPDEIPWGETGAEYIVESTGVFTDKDKAAAHLKGGAKKVIISAPSKDAPMFVVGVNENEYKPDINIVSNASCTTNCLAPLAKVIHDRFGIVEGLMTTVHSITATQKTVDGPSSKDWRGGRAAGFNIIPSSTGAAKAVGKVLPALNGKLTGMAFRIPTVDVSVVDLTVRLEKAASYEQIKSAIKEESEGKLKGILGYVDEDLVSSDFVGDSRSSIFDARAGIALNNNFVKFVSWYDNEWGYSTRVVDLIRHMHGTK from the exons ATGGCCTCGG GAAAGATCAAGATCGGCATCAACG GGTTCGGAAGGATCGGAAGGCTGGTGGCGAGAGTCGCTCTCCAGAGCGACGATGTGGAGCTCGTCGCGGTCAACGATCCCTTCATCACCACGGATTACATG ACATACATGTTTAAGTACGATACAGTGCACGGAACGTGGAAGCACCATGACATCCAGGTTAAGGATTCAAAGACCCTTCTCTTTGGTGAGAAGGCAGTTACCGTTTTTGGTGTTAG GAACCCCGATGAGATCCCATGGGGCGAGACTGGTGCCGAATATATCGTGGAGTCCACTGGCGTCTTCACTGATAAGGACAAGGCTGCTGCGCACCTGAAG GGTGGTGCCAAGAAGGTCATCATCTCTGCTCCTAGCAAAGATGCCCCTATGTTTGTTGTTGGTGTGAATGAGAATGAGTACAAACCTGACATCAACATTGTCTCCAATGCCAGCTGCACAACTAACTGTCTTGCTCCCCTTGCCAAG GTCATTCATGATAGATTTGGCATTGTCGAAGGCCTGATGACAACAGTGCACTCTATCACTG CCACTCAAAAGACTGTTGATGGGCCATCTAGCAAGGACTGGAGAGGTGGACGAGCTGCAGGTTTTAACATCATTCCCAGCAGCACTGGTGCTGCAAAG GCTGTTGGCAAGGTGCTTCCTGCTTTGAATGGCAAGTTGACTGGTATGGCTTTCCGTATTCCTACTGTTGATGTCTCCGTCGTGGATCTCACCGTCAGGCTTGAGAAGGCAGCCTCCTACGAGCAGATTAAGTCCGCTATCAA GGAAGAGTCTGAGGGAAAACTTAAAGGAATTCTAGGTTATGTAGACGAGGACTTGGTTTCCTCAGACTTTGTGGGTGACAGCAG GTCAAGCATCTTTGATGCCAGGGCTGGAATTGCTTTGAATAACAACTTTGTCAAGTTTGTGTCTTGGTACGACAACGAGTGGGGCTACAG CACGCGTGTTGTTGACTTAATCCGTCACATGCACGGCACCAAGTAA
- the LOC109714367 gene encoding uncharacterized protein LOC109714367 isoform X2 — protein sequence MADADLAGTLTASPEVHRPPPTPPPQPPSRAPLLAPRENPLDCALRRLEAFLALLSFPSSAAAPRLPLRLILSAAAFVLLGVALPSAAFALSRSAAGGGHRIDGFEITVVVSEAAAAAVSLACVSRGLVKYGIRRFLFVDQQHGQDDRLQKEYLRKIQVSSIVQVVGIVLCLHAATKISHRAQGIASLASRWHALVTCNSSDSTLPRVTNSSGNLEAFPADLLLMDYSESDVESLDNVTVHTNAQLASYMSSYHKREALVLYLLSSPSGITIFGWTVDRTLLNTIFFIEMSLVLFVLGKTIASPTKPVLTDFIRNLHPNKSMHE from the exons ATGGCCGACGCCGACCTCGCCGGAACCCTAACCGCCTCGCCGGAGGTTCACCGTCCTCCTCCGACGCCTCCGCCGCAGCCGCCATCTCGCGCGCCCCTTCTCGCACCCCGCGAGAACCCCCTCGACTgcgccctccgccgcctcgaGGCCTTCCTCGCCCTCCTTAGCTTCCccagctccgccgccgccccccgccTTCCCCTCCGCCTcatcctctccgccgccgccttcgtCCTCCTGGGCGTCGCCCTCCCCTCCGCCGCCTTTGCCCTCTCCCGctccgccgccggcggcggccACCGGATCGACGGCTTCGAGATCACCGTCGTAGTATccgaggccgccgccgccgccgtctccCTCGCCTGCGTCTCCCGCGGCCTCGTCAAGTACGGGATCCGCCGCTTCCTGTTCGTGGATCAGCAACACGGCCAAGACGATCGGCTCCAGAAGGAGTACCTTCGCAAGATCCAG GTATCTTCCATTGTTCAAGTTGTTGGCATTGTCCTTTGCCTCCATGCTGCTACTAAAATATCTCATAGAGCTCAAGGAATTGCCTCGTTAGCTAGCAGATGGCATGCACTAGTAACTTGTAATTCCAGTGATTCGACTCTTCCAAGAGTCACAAATAGCTCTGGGAACTTGGAGGCTTTTCCAGCAGATTTATTATTGATGGATTATTCAGAAAGCGACGTGGAGTCACTAGATAATGTCACGGTGCATACCAATGCTCAATTAGCTTCTTATATGTCCTCATATCACAAAAGAGAAGCACTAG TTCTGTATTTGCTTTCCAGCCCTAGTGGAATTACTATTTTTGGATGGACTGTTGACCGAACATTACTCAACACGATCTTCTTCATTGAGATGAGCCTCGTTCTCTTTGTACTCGGTAAAACCATCGCATCTCCTACAAAGCCGGTACTTACTGATTTCATAAGAAATCTTCATCCAAACAAATCAATGCACGAATAG